In Ignavibacteriota bacterium, the genomic window TGCAAAGATGTTGAAAACCACCTCTGTTTTTCCTCCACACCGGCTCGGACGCGTATGTTCCCCCGCATAGACAAGGGGCCCATCGAATACACGCTTGACGTCTACCGCGCGTTCAATCCGCGCGAGAAGAGGGAGTGTGTGCGTTTCCATTTCCACACGGTCGAGGAATTCAACCATTTCCGCTACGAGATCACCGTCGAGCAGCGTGTTGCGGGCAAACGCATCGAACTCACGCTCAAGGGACTGCGCGCGCGGGGCATGCTGCTGCCGGCTTCGGGGAGCGCGGAGGGCATGGTGGACCTGTTCGACCTGACCGGCCGATACGACGTCGCGCTGATTAAGCCCGGTCCGGTGACCAACGAATGCGTGATTCATGTGACAGACTCAAGCGTCCGTATCGTCACAGCAGTGCCGAAACGCGGCGCATTCATAGAAGTGCACACGCGGTGACACGATGTACCCTGAACTTCTGAAAATCGGCCCGATCACGATCTACAGCTACGGCCTCATGCTGGGGATCGCCTTCCTCGTCGGCAATCTTTTGCTCACCGCGGAATTGCGGCGGCTCGGACGTGATCCAGGTCTGGCAACCACTGTCACCATGCTCGGCCTTATCGGCGGCGTGGCGGGTGCCAAGCTGTTTCACATCCTTGAGAACTGGAGCGAATTCCTCGCGCGGCCGACCGAGACCCTGTTCTCGTCGGGAGGGCTCACGTTTTACGGCGGTTTTCTGCTTGCGACGCTGTTCATCTTTCTCTACTTCCGCTCGCGGAAACTCTCGCTGCTGTCCTTTGCCGATGTAGCCGCGCCCGCGCTTGCCATCGGCTATGGTTTCGGCCGCGTCGGGTGCCAGCTCGCGGGAGACGGCGACTACGGCATCCCCACGGACCTGCCTTGGGCAATGACATATCCCCACGGAACAGTGCCGACATTATCGAGCATCAACACGCAGCTCGCCGACGCCTACGCGCGCATCTTCCCCGGGCAGCCCATTCCCGCCGACATCCCGGTGCATCCGGCGCCCGTGTACGAAATACTGCTGGCGACCGCGTTGTTCCTGTTCCTGTATCTGCGCCGCACAAAGACGCTGGCGCCGGGGAATCAGTTCGGCTGGTTTCTGGTGCTGCATGGCACGGCGCGTTTCCTGGTGGAGTTCATCCGGCTCAACCCGCTGCTTTTTGCCGGCCTCTCGCAGGCGCAGCTCGTGTCGCTGGGCCTCATCATCTGGGGCATCTATCTGCTGATGCGCGGCCGGAATCTCCCCGAACCCGCGCAGCGCAAACGCTGAGCCCTGCGGCCGCCGCGCAGTACGGTAACCTCTCCATCACCTCACGCACCGAACACAGGACACATACTCTTCATGCGCTCCATCCTCCTCGCCCTCCTCGCTGTCATTCTTCTCGCGCTTCCCTTGTCCGCGCAAAAGCGGAAACGGACCGCCACGGCGCCTCCGCGCGCGGCCGTCACCTACCCGATGCCGGCGGTGCGCACCGACTCGATGGCCAACGGAATGCGTGTGCTGCATGCGCGTGTGAACAACGTGCCCGTGGTCGAGGTGAACCTCATGATCGACGCGGGAATCAATCGCGAGGCGGCGGGCGAGGAGGGGCTTGCGCAGTTGACGAGCCGCCTGCTGTTTGCCGGCACGCCCACGCGGCGCCGCGCCGACATCATCAGCCAGTTGTCGACCATCGGCGCGACGATGAGCACCTACACCACGCGTGAATACTCGCAGGTGTATCTGCGCTGTCTCACGCGGCATCTGCCGCGCGCCCTCGACGTGATGGCCGACATCGTGATGAACGCCGGCTTCCCGGCGGGCGAGGTGAACCGCGAATCGCAGC contains:
- a CDS encoding prolipoprotein diacylglyceryl transferase, whose translation is MYPELLKIGPITIYSYGLMLGIAFLVGNLLLTAELRRLGRDPGLATTVTMLGLIGGVAGAKLFHILENWSEFLARPTETLFSSGGLTFYGGFLLATLFIFLYFRSRKLSLLSFADVAAPALAIGYGFGRVGCQLAGDGDYGIPTDLPWAMTYPHGTVPTLSSINTQLADAYARIFPGQPIPADIPVHPAPVYEILLATALFLFLYLRRTKTLAPGNQFGWFLVLHGTARFLVEFIRLNPLLFAGLSQAQLVSLGLIIWGIYLLMRGRNLPEPAQRKR